One genomic segment of Vibrio sp. SCSIO 43136 includes these proteins:
- a CDS encoding chromosome partitioning protein ParA: MSKDPINDQDDNLGDEVVIVEERNKTSYAYIAIAAVVGLAVGGLGGALLTQNSWQKTYSSAEERVQKLEGQKVVLQQQVTSYKEDVEKKITQVLEDQKQALSSDFDAQLKELETTVTELEKVNLDQEKLIAEQKSQLEAFDKSNRQLNRQADLQASMFERSREVFQREMLIKQEMETLQTERKTLLPQVDKLKNECDVFLEGASWDASSNACDKSDEVTSRLSQIDQMLEVHRLDLEQIQSLAEQMGLN; this comes from the coding sequence GTGAGCAAAGACCCTATAAATGACCAAGATGATAACCTAGGTGACGAAGTGGTTATTGTTGAAGAGCGCAATAAAACTTCTTATGCATATATTGCGATTGCGGCGGTAGTAGGCCTTGCGGTAGGTGGCTTGGGTGGTGCATTGCTTACTCAAAATAGTTGGCAAAAAACATACTCTAGTGCGGAAGAACGTGTGCAAAAGCTTGAAGGCCAAAAGGTGGTGCTTCAACAGCAAGTCACCAGCTACAAAGAGGATGTGGAGAAAAAAATCACTCAGGTGCTTGAAGATCAAAAGCAGGCGCTAAGTTCAGACTTTGATGCTCAATTGAAAGAACTCGAAACCACGGTGACTGAACTAGAAAAGGTCAACCTTGACCAGGAAAAGTTAATTGCCGAACAAAAAAGCCAACTTGAGGCTTTTGATAAGAGTAATCGTCAGTTGAATCGCCAAGCTGATTTGCAAGCAAGCATGTTTGAACGATCTCGTGAAGTATTCCAGCGTGAAATGCTGATCAAACAAGAAATGGAGACACTGCAAACTGAGCGCAAAACACTTTTGCCACAAGTTGATAAGTTGAAGAATGAGTGTGATGTCTTCTTAGAAGGAGCATCATGGGATGCAAGCAGTAACGCCTGTGACAAGAGTGATGAAGTGACATCTCGATTGAGCCAAATCGATCAGATGTTAGAAGTGCATCGCTTAGATCTGGAGCAAATTCAATCTCTTGCCGAGCAAATGGGATTAAATTAG
- a CDS encoding serine hydrolase — protein sequence MKKSIIALTVGLGISFGAAAVEYKGPNPQFDKNLAPYGISVDNWEVRDFQRFTMADSYLNHYHSVVKHGEPMPLKVINSLDISKMMVDDVIPNKKISMYNLMRDRAEIQSYVIMNKKGEIVSEDYWSNTDKDTKHHLMSAHKSFSSMLFGIAVEKGFLKADDPVGKYVPEFKGTEWENIPVQAFADMTSGVNTMYFTREGYHNWGMPDGSSCWDSAMSTATGYNGLVERDGKLVPPADALGEITSFSEYLRAFALKAKPEFETGKVYQYRGLNTEIMARAVEGATGKNLSELMEEFLWSKGGFTSDMTLYVNQNKESLAAGSMNSTARDFAIGSYLMANDGKNWKGEQVLPKHYVDQVKFGDDEVKQAWDKLSYEHLLVPDAFYKNQWRTMTHPVTGRTISLMIGVNGQFSAFDHETGMSIATFGAYREHTGQRFVQVYIYDVLFPLFDELAKQA from the coding sequence ATGAAAAAATCAATTATTGCTTTAACTGTAGGTCTTGGTATTTCTTTTGGCGCTGCCGCTGTAGAGTACAAGGGCCCGAACCCTCAGTTTGATAAAAACCTAGCACCTTATGGCATCAGTGTTGATAACTGGGAGGTTCGAGATTTCCAACGCTTCACCATGGCGGATTCCTACCTAAACCACTATCACTCAGTGGTCAAGCATGGTGAGCCGATGCCTTTGAAAGTCATCAACTCTCTAGACATTTCTAAGATGATGGTTGATGACGTCATCCCAAACAAAAAAATCAGCATGTATAACTTGATGCGTGATCGTGCTGAGATCCAAAGCTATGTCATCATGAATAAAAAAGGTGAGATTGTCTCAGAAGATTACTGGTCGAATACAGATAAAGATACTAAACACCACTTGATGTCTGCGCATAAATCTTTCTCTTCGATGCTGTTTGGTATTGCCGTTGAGAAAGGTTTTCTGAAAGCAGATGATCCTGTGGGCAAATACGTGCCTGAGTTTAAAGGTACAGAGTGGGAAAACATCCCAGTTCAAGCATTTGCTGATATGACCTCGGGCGTCAACACCATGTACTTTACTCGTGAGGGCTACCACAACTGGGGAATGCCTGACGGATCTTCTTGCTGGGATTCGGCGATGTCAACTGCAACAGGCTATAACGGTCTGGTTGAGCGAGATGGGAAACTTGTGCCACCCGCGGATGCGCTTGGAGAAATCACCTCTTTTAGTGAATATCTGCGAGCGTTTGCACTCAAAGCAAAACCTGAGTTCGAAACTGGCAAAGTGTATCAATACCGCGGTTTGAACACTGAGATCATGGCGCGAGCAGTTGAAGGTGCGACGGGCAAAAACTTGTCTGAATTGATGGAAGAGTTTTTGTGGAGCAAAGGTGGCTTTACTTCAGATATGACGCTTTACGTTAACCAGAACAAAGAGTCACTAGCCGCAGGCTCGATGAACTCCACTGCTCGAGATTTTGCAATTGGCTCTTACTTGATGGCGAATGACGGAAAAAACTGGAAAGGCGAGCAGGTGCTTCCAAAACACTATGTTGATCAAGTGAAGTTTGGTGATGATGAAGTAAAACAAGCGTGGGATAAATTGTCATACGAGCATCTACTTGTGCCTGATGCATTTTACAAAAACCAATGGCGCACTATGACTCACCCTGTAACGGGGCGAACCATTTCGCTAATGATTGGTGTGAATGGCCAGTTCTCTGCATTTGACCATGAAACTGGGATGTCGATTGCGACGTTTGGTGCTTACCGAGAGCATACAGGCCAGCGTTTTGTGCAAGTTTACATCTACGATGTGCTGTTCCCGCTATTCGACGAGTTAGCAAAGCAGGCTTGA
- a CDS encoding GGDEF domain-containing protein, giving the protein MPTDKNERDRFLDAIRQAGVVSLSQSTDTLPADQQRLSLPESGMYCGVSSDLSPQQQLNIREVLDESISALGAVAELSLKYATLKRDFEAIIEKGSEDRFEQALCQNLHGFVGDTEQFGVLKEGEPVFVTELNNHTVQVVSLQLKHRDELSTQVSRGELYAFRSEQFTLIVQRTPPLTDTQKNHIKLTIKHLSLLSLQKTLSKAMAILFEDPGSDNLVNHYEKETSLQQSLDNLVQCASIDPLTMVYNRRYLMRHVEKLEHDCCAFSLILIDIDWFKRINDQYGHDVGDEVLQEFSQILKTHCRATDTLCRWGGEEFLVVLKGVDVASAVDQADRLRLEVEKHKFVDNISVSASFGVAASLSNPGFLDAVRRADTALYQAKHLGRNRVEQG; this is encoded by the coding sequence GTGCCAACGGATAAAAATGAACGAGACAGATTCCTTGACGCTATTCGGCAAGCGGGAGTCGTGTCGCTTAGTCAGTCAACTGACACGCTTCCAGCCGATCAACAACGCCTCTCATTACCAGAATCCGGTATGTATTGTGGCGTGAGTTCAGATCTATCTCCTCAGCAACAACTAAATATCCGAGAGGTATTGGACGAGAGTATCTCTGCGCTGGGGGCAGTGGCTGAGTTAAGCTTGAAATACGCTACGCTCAAGCGTGATTTTGAAGCAATTATAGAGAAAGGCTCAGAAGATCGCTTTGAGCAGGCTTTGTGTCAAAATTTACATGGTTTTGTTGGGGATACAGAGCAGTTTGGTGTTTTAAAGGAAGGCGAACCAGTGTTCGTGACTGAGTTAAACAATCATACAGTGCAAGTTGTAAGTCTCCAGCTAAAACATCGAGACGAGTTATCGACCCAAGTTTCTCGAGGCGAGCTTTATGCTTTTCGCTCTGAGCAGTTTACGTTGATCGTGCAACGAACGCCTCCTTTGACGGATACGCAAAAAAACCATATCAAGCTCACCATCAAGCATTTATCGCTGCTTAGTTTGCAAAAAACCTTGAGTAAGGCGATGGCTATCTTGTTTGAAGACCCTGGTAGTGACAATCTCGTAAATCACTATGAAAAAGAGACGAGTCTCCAGCAAAGTCTAGATAACTTGGTCCAGTGTGCTTCTATTGACCCGTTGACTATGGTTTACAACCGTCGTTATTTAATGCGTCATGTTGAGAAGCTTGAGCATGATTGCTGTGCATTCTCTCTTATTTTGATTGATATAGATTGGTTTAAGCGGATCAATGATCAATACGGACACGATGTCGGTGATGAAGTATTGCAGGAATTTTCTCAGATATTAAAAACGCACTGCCGAGCCACAGATACTTTGTGTCGGTGGGGAGGAGAAGAGTTTCTAGTGGTTTTAAAAGGTGTTGATGTCGCTAGCGCCGTAGACCAAGCGGATAGATTGCGATTGGAAGTAGAAAAGCACAAATTTGTTGATAATATCTCGGTCTCTGCCAGCTTTGGTGTTGCTGCTAGTCTGAGTAATCCTGGATTTTTGGATGCGGTGCGCCGAGCAGACACTGCACTTTACCAAGCTAAGCATCTTGGTCGAAATCGGGTAGAGCAGGGGTGA
- a CDS encoding LysE family translocator, whose protein sequence is MNILNPEAFLIAITILTLTPGLDTALVIRNTTRSGGFQGCLTSLGVCAGLFVHATFSAIGISAILLQSAELFMLVKSIGAAYLIWLGINSLKAMWQGEAGIRVANESQHKAQWQQSLKEGFLSNVLNPKTGVFYLAFLPQFINPEHSALLQSFTMAAIHFLIAMVWQCGLAATVDKAKTYLSNGSAMRWLEGVTGAVLVGLGIKLMIEK, encoded by the coding sequence ATGAACATTTTAAATCCGGAAGCTTTTTTGATTGCGATAACTATTCTGACTCTAACCCCAGGACTAGATACAGCACTTGTGATCAGAAACACAACGCGAAGTGGAGGTTTCCAAGGGTGTTTAACTAGTTTGGGAGTATGTGCGGGCTTGTTTGTGCATGCCACGTTCTCTGCGATCGGAATTTCAGCTATTTTGCTGCAATCTGCAGAGCTTTTCATGCTCGTCAAAAGTATTGGTGCAGCTTACCTGATTTGGCTCGGGATAAATTCTCTTAAAGCTATGTGGCAAGGAGAGGCAGGCATTCGTGTAGCGAATGAGAGTCAGCACAAGGCTCAGTGGCAACAGTCACTTAAAGAGGGTTTTCTTTCCAATGTACTCAATCCGAAAACCGGTGTTTTCTATTTGGCCTTCTTGCCCCAATTCATCAACCCAGAGCATTCAGCATTGCTGCAATCTTTTACCATGGCCGCGATTCATTTCTTGATTGCAATGGTTTGGCAGTGTGGATTGGCTGCGACGGTAGATAAAGCCAAAACCTATTTGAGTAATGGTAGTGCGATGCGCTGGCTTGAAGGTGTTACGGGTGCGGTATTGGTTGGTTTAGGGATTAAACTGATGATCGAGAAGTAA
- a CDS encoding outer membrane beta-barrel protein, whose amino-acid sequence MKKIILAAVLAGAATTASADALIYAGANIGQSDIDGHTGTATGFHVGTGILPIIGVEAGYNHHGKINGVNAHSTFFALKPSIDLGPLHIYGKAGIHQFKGEKSGYSTDGTDTMYGLGVEYSVLPMITVGGGYQSFKVEGGNINSFNLTATFHFL is encoded by the coding sequence ATGAAAAAGATTATTCTTGCAGCGGTACTTGCCGGTGCTGCTACAACCGCATCAGCAGACGCATTGATTTACGCAGGTGCTAACATCGGTCAGTCGGATATCGATGGCCACACTGGTACGGCAACGGGCTTCCACGTGGGCACGGGTATCCTACCAATCATTGGTGTTGAGGCAGGTTACAACCATCACGGCAAGATCAATGGTGTTAATGCACACTCAACATTTTTTGCATTGAAACCAAGCATTGATCTAGGTCCGCTACATATCTACGGTAAAGCAGGTATTCACCAGTTTAAAGGTGAGAAGAGCGGTTACTCAACAGACGGTACAGACACTATGTACGGCCTAGGTGTTGAGTATTCTGTACTGCCAATGATCACCGTGGGTGGTGGTTACCAGTCTTTCAAAGTGGAAGGCGGCAACATCAACTCTTTCAACCTAACTGCAACGTTCCACTTTCTATAA
- a CDS encoding porin family protein, whose amino-acid sequence MKKTLLALAALTLSANAAATGMYIGLNAGQSKFESEKDVGVGAYLGANLLPFLGVELGFQGHGQYEYDKYMPVYKEEVKTDSFYFALKPQIAVGPVQLFAKVGGHAWSQEYSYELFDTNINDYVDDRKVSGNGMMYGVGAEYFFSEGLSAGIQAQKFKTKHGDVDHIGINMTLHFM is encoded by the coding sequence ATGAAAAAGACTCTTCTTGCACTTGCTGCGCTAACACTGTCTGCAAATGCAGCGGCAACTGGCATGTACATTGGTTTGAACGCTGGTCAATCTAAATTTGAAAGCGAAAAAGATGTTGGTGTTGGTGCTTACTTAGGTGCAAATCTATTGCCTTTCCTAGGTGTAGAATTAGGTTTCCAAGGTCACGGTCAATATGAGTACGATAAGTACATGCCTGTATATAAAGAAGAAGTTAAAACTGACTCTTTTTACTTTGCGCTTAAACCACAAATCGCAGTAGGTCCAGTCCAACTATTTGCAAAAGTGGGTGGTCATGCATGGAGCCAAGAGTACAGCTATGAATTGTTCGATACGAATATCAATGACTACGTTGATGACCGTAAAGTAAGCGGCAATGGCATGATGTACGGTGTTGGCGCAGAATACTTCTTCTCGGAAGGTTTATCGGCGGGTATCCAAGCACAGAAATTCAAAACTAAGCATGGTGACGTTGACCACATTGGTATCAACATGACACTTCACTTCATGTAA
- a CDS encoding sodium:alanine symporter family protein: MNNFYSLLQTIDNLVWGPPLLILLVGTGIYFTFRLNILQFRHLPTALKLVFGKDDNAKANGDVSSFAALCTALSATIGTGNIVGVATAIKLGGPGALFWMWLAALFGIATKYAECLLAVKYRKKDANGQMMGGPMFYLEHGVGSKFLAIMFAVFALGVACFGIGTFPQVNAILDASQLSFGISREISAVILTSLVAVVTLGGIQSIAKVAGKVVPTMAVFYVVACLSVLVMNAERILPAIQLVVSSAFTNTAATGGFLGASIMLAIQSGIARGVFSNESGLGSAPMAAAAAKTNSCVKQGLISMTGTFFDTIIICTMTGLTLIMTGAWQGDLAGAEMTTYAFAAGLGSDTFGPMMVSIGLMFFAFTTILGWNYYGERCVVYLMGTKAVLPYKIIFVALVASGAFLKLDMIWLIADIVNGLMAIPNLIGLIALRHVVIEETRHYFDKINPVATSQPSQV; encoded by the coding sequence ATGAACAACTTCTATTCACTGCTTCAAACTATCGACAACCTCGTATGGGGTCCACCACTGCTGATCTTGCTGGTTGGTACGGGTATTTATTTCACTTTTCGTCTCAACATTTTGCAATTTCGCCATCTACCAACCGCGCTTAAACTCGTCTTTGGCAAAGATGATAATGCTAAAGCCAATGGTGATGTATCAAGCTTCGCCGCACTTTGTACTGCTCTTTCTGCAACCATAGGTACGGGTAACATCGTTGGTGTTGCTACTGCAATCAAGCTTGGTGGCCCGGGCGCACTGTTTTGGATGTGGCTAGCAGCTCTTTTTGGGATTGCGACCAAATATGCAGAATGTTTGCTGGCGGTGAAATACCGTAAGAAAGATGCTAATGGTCAGATGATGGGCGGTCCTATGTTCTATCTAGAACATGGTGTTGGCTCAAAATTCTTAGCCATTATGTTTGCTGTGTTTGCTTTAGGTGTGGCTTGCTTTGGCATTGGTACTTTCCCACAAGTCAATGCGATTCTCGACGCTAGCCAACTGTCATTTGGTATCTCTCGCGAGATTTCAGCCGTAATTCTGACTAGTTTAGTGGCAGTGGTGACGCTTGGTGGCATCCAATCTATCGCTAAAGTAGCAGGCAAAGTCGTACCAACCATGGCAGTGTTCTATGTTGTTGCATGTTTGTCGGTTCTGGTGATGAACGCTGAGCGAATCTTACCGGCGATTCAGCTGGTAGTATCAAGTGCATTTACTAACACTGCTGCGACGGGTGGTTTCTTGGGCGCTAGCATTATGCTCGCTATCCAGTCAGGTATTGCCCGAGGTGTGTTCTCGAACGAATCTGGCCTCGGTAGTGCACCAATGGCAGCCGCAGCAGCCAAGACGAACTCTTGTGTTAAGCAAGGGTTAATCTCTATGACAGGCACATTCTTTGACACTATCATCATCTGTACCATGACAGGTCTGACTCTTATTATGACAGGTGCATGGCAAGGTGATTTGGCGGGTGCTGAAATGACGACCTATGCCTTTGCAGCTGGCCTTGGTTCTGATACGTTCGGCCCTATGATGGTATCTATTGGTTTGATGTTCTTTGCATTTACCACCATTCTTGGCTGGAACTACTATGGTGAACGCTGCGTAGTTTACCTGATGGGAACCAAAGCCGTTCTGCCATATAAGATCATCTTTGTTGCCTTGGTCGCATCTGGTGCGTTCTTGAAACTGGATATGATTTGGCTAATTGCCGACATCGTGAATGGTTTAATGGCTATTCCAAACCTAATTGGCTTGATTGCACTTCGTCATGTTGTGATCGAAGAGACCAGACACTATTTCGATAAAATCAATCCGGTGGCAACTTCACAGCCGTCACAAGTTTAG
- a CDS encoding porin family protein, giving the protein MKKTALAVALGLFATTASADAFFYAGANVGQGTIDSDKSTVYGFHVGTGILPFIGVEAGYQTLSKTPDATTIYLAAKPSVDLGPIQVYAKAGIHSWSADVTSSIDDKDTDLMFGFGAEYYLIDNLSVGASWMQYQMGGDYIKDNSDQVSLTATFHFL; this is encoded by the coding sequence ATGAAAAAGACAGCTCTAGCAGTGGCTCTTGGCCTATTCGCAACGACCGCTTCGGCTGATGCATTTTTTTATGCGGGTGCTAACGTTGGTCAAGGCACTATCGATAGCGATAAATCAACGGTTTATGGTTTTCATGTGGGTACTGGTATCTTGCCATTCATTGGTGTAGAAGCGGGTTATCAAACGCTAAGCAAGACACCAGATGCAACAACGATTTACCTAGCCGCTAAACCAAGTGTTGATCTAGGCCCAATCCAAGTCTATGCCAAAGCGGGTATCCACTCTTGGAGCGCTGATGTGACTTCAAGCATTGATGACAAAGATACGGATTTAATGTTTGGCTTTGGTGCTGAGTATTACCTCATTGACAACTTGTCGGTCGGAGCGAGCTGGATGCAATACCAGATGGGTGGTGATTACATCAAAGACAACTCTGATCAGGTATCTCTGACGGCGACATTCCACTTTTTGTAA
- a CDS encoding carboxypeptidase M32 — MSYYQKLVQHHQKISRFSHLGAICGWDQAAMMPSGGNQARSEAMAELSVHIHQLSTAPQLGEWFDKAADETLSVDEQASLREMKRSWLSSNVLPEELVEAKSLAGSKCEHAWRSQRGDNDWQGFEKNWREVVKLSREEAQVRADATGLTPYDAMLDLFEPGTNNEFLESLFGDVKTWLPSLIDEVIEKQSQSKIIIPEGNFSTESQRQLGLDVMKLLQFDFNHGRLDVSVHPFCGGVPSDVRLTTRYDESDFVQSLMGTVHETGHARYEQGLPKSLAGLPVGEARSMGIHESQSLFFEMQVGRSDPFIEILAAKSAKQFGREQDAAFSPENFHKIYTKVEKGFIRVDADELTYPAHVILRYEIERDLINGKIEHTDVPELWAQKMKDYLGLDTVGNYTNGCMQDIHWTDGAFGYFPSYTLGAMYAAQFMAAMKSTIDTDAVIRSGDLSPIFTWLEEKVWRHGSLLSTNELVKQATGEILNAQHFQSHLRNRYL; from the coding sequence ATGAGCTATTATCAAAAGCTGGTTCAGCACCATCAAAAAATATCCCGTTTCAGCCACTTAGGCGCAATTTGTGGCTGGGATCAGGCCGCAATGATGCCTTCAGGTGGCAACCAAGCTCGCTCGGAAGCAATGGCAGAGCTGTCGGTACACATACATCAACTATCTACAGCGCCGCAACTTGGCGAATGGTTTGACAAGGCCGCAGACGAAACACTATCTGTTGACGAACAGGCAAGCCTAAGAGAAATGAAACGCTCTTGGCTTAGCAGTAACGTACTACCAGAAGAACTCGTAGAAGCAAAATCACTAGCAGGGTCTAAATGTGAACACGCATGGCGCTCTCAACGTGGCGACAATGACTGGCAAGGTTTTGAGAAAAACTGGCGTGAAGTAGTTAAGCTGTCACGCGAAGAGGCGCAAGTTCGCGCCGATGCCACCGGACTTACCCCTTACGACGCCATGCTCGACCTTTTTGAGCCGGGAACTAACAATGAGTTCTTAGAGTCTCTGTTTGGTGATGTAAAGACTTGGCTTCCTAGCTTAATCGATGAAGTTATTGAGAAACAGAGCCAAAGCAAAATCATCATTCCTGAGGGCAACTTCTCAACTGAATCTCAGCGCCAGCTAGGTCTAGATGTGATGAAACTGCTGCAATTTGACTTCAACCATGGTCGACTCGATGTCAGTGTTCATCCATTCTGCGGTGGTGTCCCTTCCGACGTGCGATTAACCACTCGTTACGATGAGTCAGATTTCGTGCAATCTCTGATGGGAACCGTTCACGAAACAGGCCATGCTCGTTACGAACAAGGTTTGCCAAAATCTCTAGCGGGTTTACCTGTTGGGGAAGCTCGTTCGATGGGGATTCATGAGTCGCAAAGCCTATTCTTTGAAATGCAGGTAGGACGTAGCGACCCATTCATTGAAATTCTGGCTGCTAAATCTGCCAAACAATTTGGCCGCGAGCAAGATGCCGCATTCTCGCCAGAGAATTTCCACAAAATCTATACCAAGGTTGAAAAAGGTTTTATTCGAGTCGATGCCGATGAACTGACCTACCCTGCGCACGTGATCTTACGTTATGAGATTGAACGTGACTTGATCAACGGCAAGATTGAACATACCGACGTCCCAGAATTGTGGGCACAAAAAATGAAGGACTATCTCGGCCTAGATACTGTTGGCAACTACACCAATGGTTGTATGCAAGATATCCACTGGACAGATGGTGCATTTGGTTACTTCCCAAGCTACACGCTTGGTGCAATGTATGCGGCTCAGTTTATGGCGGCGATGAAATCAACCATCGATACTGATGCCGTGATCAGAAGTGGCGACCTTTCTCCTATTTTCACATGGCTAGAAGAGAAAGTATGGCGTCACGGTAGTCTATTAAGCACTAATGAGCTTGTAAAACAGGCCACTGGCGAGATACTGAATGCTCAGCATTTCCAATCTCACTTGAGAAATCGTTACTTATAG
- a CDS encoding alcohol dehydrogenase catalytic domain-containing protein, which translates to MKSLQFYARRDIRLEDIPKPEPSDNQVQIRVTDAGLSQTQVNEFIEGPFIISNVPHPKTGIGVPIIPCQEYGGEVVQVGAGVDPSWLGKTVAVLPLTYCGKCDFCLAGQVNQCSELTYHGLVGDHGGFCEFSVVDESNLLEVDPNKPELLTFVEPLLVGVHAYHRYGQPLDNKKVLILGAGAIGMACAAVWQTLSRCEITLCDYLPKRLDAAKALGFSAIANSDVTPWGFDVVVDAAGKDIYHDSQAFEQAPSFVRPGGCVMSLGTYFFPMQVTPIETLATEVSHIPSFMYNQQDVEVLKSILPDINIELDRLITRVAFENLIQDGYYQAELDRDAFIRIVTSANG; encoded by the coding sequence ATGAAGTCATTACAGTTTTATGCAAGAAGAGACATCCGATTAGAGGATATTCCCAAACCAGAACCGAGTGACAATCAGGTTCAGATTCGAGTGACTGATGCCGGGCTAAGTCAAACACAGGTGAATGAGTTTATTGAAGGCCCATTTATTATTAGCAATGTTCCACATCCTAAAACGGGAATTGGTGTGCCTATCATCCCGTGCCAAGAATATGGGGGAGAGGTGGTTCAAGTGGGGGCAGGTGTTGATCCTAGTTGGCTTGGAAAGACTGTTGCTGTTTTGCCGCTAACTTATTGCGGCAAGTGTGATTTTTGTTTGGCAGGACAAGTTAACCAGTGTTCAGAGCTGACCTATCATGGGCTTGTAGGGGATCATGGTGGCTTCTGTGAATTTTCAGTCGTCGATGAATCCAACTTGTTAGAGGTCGACCCAAACAAGCCAGAGCTTCTGACGTTTGTTGAACCACTCCTAGTGGGAGTCCATGCTTATCATCGATATGGCCAGCCGTTAGACAACAAGAAAGTGCTGATTCTGGGGGCTGGTGCCATTGGAATGGCATGTGCCGCTGTCTGGCAGACGTTGAGCCGCTGTGAAATTACCTTATGCGATTACTTACCAAAACGTCTTGATGCTGCGAAAGCTCTAGGCTTTTCAGCCATTGCTAATAGTGATGTTACACCCTGGGGTTTTGATGTTGTTGTCGATGCCGCTGGAAAAGACATTTACCACGACTCGCAAGCGTTTGAACAAGCGCCAAGTTTTGTTCGACCAGGTGGATGCGTGATGTCTCTAGGGACTTACTTCTTTCCAATGCAAGTGACACCTATAGAAACTCTTGCGACAGAAGTGTCTCATATCCCTTCTTTTATGTATAACCAACAGGACGTCGAGGTGCTGAAATCGATCCTTCCAGACATAAACATCGAACTGGATCGGTTAATTACTAGAGTTGCTTTCGAGAACCTTATTCAGGATGGCTACTATCAAGCCGAACTCGATCGAGACGCATTTATTAGGATAGTGACTAGTGCCAACGGATAA